The sequence atatgaataatattatttataagagataatatattaatttatattaaatgatttgattgatgtaagataaattattaatgatttgattgatttaaaattaataattaataaatggataaataatatgacgcgAGATTGAATGTAATGaattatacataaattaataatacatcaaaccaaatgGTGTCATATGTATTGAAGAATTTTGGTTGGTAAAATTTACATCTAccgattaaaaaaatcataaaaaacgatgcatgtacaaaaaatttattcGATTAATCTTCTAAACGAGATAAGATAATCCAACATGATATACGTACATATTAAATCAATCTAAAATACATAAACGAAAtaccgtaaaaaaaaaaaacaaaacgaaacgaaacaaaaaatataattaaaccACCACATGATAGTTTATGGTCCAtcaacttaaaaaaatttctctcCAAATAAAAGCATCTTTTTGTTTATAAAATTaagtaaatattaattaattataagttTACATAGATTTATTATTTGGAaaagattttctttctttttaaaaaaaatgtcaatTTATTAGTTGGAAAAGTTTTGTGGGGACTTTCTTGTCATTTCACAACTGTAGTGTAGGATAATTGGTGGGTGATACGCCTGCTGCGTAGATTATCTATATGGATAGAGCAACACCCAACGGCTCTCCTCCACCTTGACACGCGGCACACTCTTGCTTCGCCGGAAAATCCTCATCGGAGGCGCAATTCAGCTGAAAGGTGAGTTCTTGAGCTAGACCCACGATTTGTATCTTTGAGATTTGTGATATGGCTGCTTCCATCTTGTGTTATTTGTCAAAGAATTTATAATACTCGAAACATTTTGGGTTTTGTGTCATTGTGTGTGTGTTGGAATGATGTTTGTTCTCCAGTTCTTGCGTAGATTCAATCATGCATTACGTTTATCTGGGCTAGCTGTATTGTTTGGACAGTGCTCGGATACTGTTATGTGAAAGTGTTTATAATTCTTGTTTCGTTTGTTTTGATTGAAAAACATGAATCCTTGTTGATTTGCGTGGCTGAATTCAGTTGATTGCATTTACATCTATGTGATGCTCATTTGGtcatatgttatattcattcTATCTTGGTCTCAAATGGAAAAAAAAGATTTCGAATTTCATGCTCACTTTTTGGTTTCTTCAATATATGTACTTGAAAGGAGAGCTTGACAGCTTGAGCTCAGTTTGGTTGAGTTTTTCATCGCAAGGTTACGGAAATTATCTGTTTTTCGCATGCTTCAGAATTTACTCTAGCATTTAGTCAGTTCTGGTAGAAAAAACTTGATTATAAATTAGAAGCAGATTTATATGAAATTCAACCACTCGAAAACTTGAGCTTGAAATCCTGTTTAAATATGGCTTGTTGGGTCAGTGTGATGGTTTATAATGTGATGAAAATTCTTTGCTTGCTTTTGTCAATTTCAAATACATATTAAATACTCAACTGAGATATGGAAAAGATCTGTATTTCCAAATTGCTCAACTGTATTCTTGCTGCTGCAGAATCTTTAGAGGGAAATGTATACATTCAATCCACTTCATGGTCGATTTTAATTGGATTTTTAAATGAGAATTAACTTATATATAAACTCTACTACTAACAGGAGAAAATACATCTAGCAATATTAAAATTCAGTTTAATCTATGATGAAGAAATTTTCAAGAACTGTGAACTTGAGCAAGTTAACATGGAATAAAACTCTGAAAAAAAAGAATATGTTAACGTCTGAAAAAGTTTGATGGTCTGATCTAACTATTTTCTTTCATAGTTTGAAGCAGTTATGGTGTCATTGCATGCGTCTCCATCAATTCATCACACGTGGTTGCTAAATCCATCAGCACAGGTTCTATTATCCCCCTTTCTTAATCTTTGGAACAGCAATTATACATACTCTGTTCTTACATTTATGAATAAAATTTATGTATCAGCTAGGTTTATATAGGCATGGACTATTTCGAAGAAATATATCCTTCATTGTGAGGTCAGAGCAGGGGTCTTCATCTTCAACTTCTCCTTGCAGAGAAGGTATAATTTCATACTCTCAGACGGTGTACTCTCTTCTAATATGTGCATTGATGATTATGTACTACGTCatttgttaattttattttcttaccAAAAAGCTTGTCAGATttagacaaaataaaatattcattttcaTGTTTATGGCAGATAAACCTGGGCGGCGCCAACTGCTTGCCTTGGGGGTAACAATTACCCCATGGTTTTTGTTGTCCCCGCAGACTTTGATGACATGTACGCCAACTGCTTGGATTCCTGGATATTAGTGGTTGATATGCTAATAGCGTGTTTTTCATGTCACTCAGTTGCCGCAGAAGCGAAAAAGGGATTTATACCGGTGACAGATAAGAAAGATGGATACACTTTTCTGTACCCCTTTGGGTGGCAGGTATGCCTCTTACCTTTTCTTTATTTGATTCTGTTTTCATTTTGATCAAACTGAATTCATTTTGCGCCTAAGCTGCATTGTTTCTTATGGATCTTATTGCATGcattcttctctctcaatattgGTACTATCTTCGTGGTTGGACCAGGAAGTAGCTGTTCAAGGTGAAGACAAGGTCTTCAAAGATGTTATTGAACCTTTGGAAAGTGTCAGCGTGAATGTGATACCCTCTGGCAAAGAAAATATTCGAGAATTCGGGCCTCCGCAGCAggtaataaaatttcaaacacTAAGTAGGATATAGACATTTTTAGTGGCAACACCGTgtaaatcatgtaacatgttcATTTTTTACTTTCTTTATAATAATGGCCTCAATTTCTTTGGCTCATGTGGCGCATTTGCTTCAATTTGTTGTCCTATGGTCTCGTGGTTCAAATTTtgtttttcgtttttttttgcTCTAGGTTGCTGAAACTTTGATAAAAAAGGTTTTGACTTCTCCTTCTCAGAAAACAAAGTTGATTGAAGCATCAGAGGTGAGATTTTCCTATAGTCTCTTCGAACCATATTTTTTGACCTCATCAGGATTCACAGGATTGCATGATGATTTCCCATGACTTCTCCTTCTACATAGTTGCTTCGAAGTATATACAAGTCTACTTATGTGTAGGTTTTGACATGTCAATTTCGGAGTTTTGGTAAACGTATGTATTTCTATAGTCTGATAGGCGTAAAAAGACAAACATAACACCTAGTTTTGTTGTGGTCAAAGTGACCACCATTTTATTTTCTACTTCCATACAACCAAGGCACCACAAAAGGGAATTTTCATACATGGTTTTTGGTTTATTTACTATTCTCTTGAAGGCATGCTGGCATTCTTGTAGTTCAAAGTTGCAATGTTACGTGGAAACTCTCAACTTATATGATGTTTTAAACATTCTCGTTTTCATTCAACTCTGATACCTTACCCAATCTGCACCCCATTTCTTAGATAATTCTGAGTTTTTGGTCTCTCTTGCCATTTTCCTGTCTTGGAGCCGGCCATTACCGGTTCTAGATCTGTTTAATTGTCAGTATTTGACATATGCACACATGCTTAACTATTTAATGGTTGATTTTTATTTGGTAATCCCGCAGCACGAAGTAGATGGGAAGACATACTACACAATCGAATTCATTGCTCAAGCTCCAAATTACACTCGACATGCTCTTACTGCAGTATGTATTGGAAATGGTATATGAATGAAGTATTAATCTTTTTTGGATGTCTTAGATTGAGATTTGGATTCATGGACTCTTATTTTCTTCGACAACGTGTGTTACATGCAGGGAAGTTCTACACATTGACTACAGGGTCGAACGAGAGGAGATGGGAGAAGATGAAGGATAGGCTAAAAACCGTCGTCGAATCCTTCCAAATTTTCACTGTGTAGATTCTTTTGATGGTTCGAACACTTGGTTCACAGATTATCCAATTCTCCATTGTTTTTGTGTTAGTGAAGATGAGAGCATActttccttaaaaaaaaaaaaaaagaagataagAGCATACTTCTTTTCGGAAAAACTTCCAAATTTGATGTTGTCATGAACATTTACAATATTCCCCtttcctatttttttttttcaagcaaGTCACGCACGCGATAATTCAAGGATTTTAGGTTTTAAAAGAAAAtctatgataaaaaaaatcatttggtTATTTTTCAAATACATTAAAATTGGTTGGTTGTAACTTGTAAACAACCCTTatctaatatattttaaaaaatgagagtttaattgtgtattgCTTATATTGTCCTTGAGTTTATTTTATTGCTTTAAATTAGTCTTCAATTTgcatttgatttattgtgtgtgttaaatttttatttaagtgtttaatttattttctccaAATGGCGAAAATGGATGACATCAATATATTTCGAGGTTCAAGAATGGAGATTTTGTTGGACAACGAAACGTCGACGTATTTATTATTACTAATATTTTATTCTCAATATTATGtgctatatataataattttagaatatatcttaaaaaaaaaaagtttaattgTGTATTGTTTATATTGTCattgagtttaatttatttctttaaattagtttttattttgcatttgatttattgtgtatgttaaatttttgtttaagtgtttgatttatttcttcatATGATGAAAATGGATGACATCAACATATTTTGAGGTTCAAGAATGGAGAATTGTTGGACAGTAAAACATCGACGTATTTGTTATGACTAAtcttttattttcaatattatgtgttatatataataattttcaatttgtgttaaattaagtttttgttttgattttcgtGTCTATTGTTGATATTTTCATTTATATTATGTGTTTTTATACTTGTATATTTTTCTTGTCAGCTATAAATCAGGGATCCTGATacttagattttaatattcaaaTTTTTCAAAGGTAAAATATCTTTTGGTTCCCATATACATAcatacgtatatatatatatttgaaaaatatatatattttatgttctTTAACTTCTTATAAACTCTATCTAACAAAATCGTATatcacgtgcaacgcacgttAAACTTACTAGTCAGATAAAATAAGGGATATTTTTGTTTGCCCACAAGTAGAGCTGTCAAAACGGGCCAACTCATGGCGGGGCGGGCTGGCCCACCAAAAACCCATCTTTTGGCGGGGCAACCACCATCCTGGCGGGCCGGAAATCCtgaacccaacccaacccaaggtgggttgcgggttaggtgggccggcccgcgggttggctcacgataaataaaaataaataaatgaaattataattaattataaatatcatttcataaataaatattaatagaaatatattaataaaaatttaaattattgatttcatgtgtgtaaattttatataaagtaattaatacaaaaaaaattcataacttttattaaaaaatacatatatcataataaaaataaaaataaattattaatcctCCAGGCCCGCGGGCCTTGGCGGGTTGGccatctaggcccaccttttgttgggttgaaaaaatgtCAACCCAACtcacttaaattgtgtggcgggCCGGGCCGACCCGGCAGGCCTAActcaaattgacggctctaccCACAAgacaattattttaaagaaatgacattttatataatatagataatcaatgttttaaaaaatattagacAGTAGTCGGACGGCGACCCATTGCTTAGGTGATTGTCTAggaggttttttttaaaaaaaacttaaataataaattatttagaattttcatgagcttattataaaatataatttttatatcttatgtttttcaatttttgtacGAAAATCTtacaaaatttaataataataataacaacaacaacaacaacatagaTATTATGATATCAAGTCTTCATATGTAatatgagatttaatttttttgtttgactttctttttttatatttcttctttctttttgtaTTTGTTTCTCACGTCACGTCTCTCTCTTTTtagttttttagttttattttttatataaaaaatagtaaACGCTTAGACAGATTTCTGCCTGTTTAGACGGATTTCTGTTAGTGTAAAGAGTTTGGCGTCGCATAGGCGAGAGATTAGACGAGCAACGCCTATATAAAGACTTAACCTAGCAAAAAAGCGAGACGAAGGCAGCCTATACaacgctttttagaacactgtaaataattaaaaaaaggtTAGAGTAACTATTTTCAAAGTCATGCTATAATTTTTGGTATACCGCCGTTGCCctaataaaattgcaaaaacaattcattttattttttttcgttCACCGGAAAGAGAAACGATGATATATAGATCCGGGTTCGGGTCGGACCCGCCAGGTCCGGGTTGGCTTTTAGCCAACTCTTAACCGGCCCGCCAATGACCGGTTCCGGTCCAGTCGGTGAACCGGTGGTTCCGGTCCGGGTTTGGGTCCGGTTAACCGCCGGTTCAGGGTCCGGGCTAACCCgtgctattttttttaaaaaaaacgctaaaccttcgaattaaattttttttaaatttttaaacaaatttttaataagacatattcattaaataatctcaatcaaatatttaatatctccataataaaaatctattacatttattaaataaataatatattaaaatttcaacatcttaatatcttatgacttaatattacaaatctattacattttattctacTTCACTCGCATTTCCTCTCATCGTAGTTCCGGATGTTCCTTCAGTATCATCTTGGTCTTCTTTatcactttgaatatgttgtgttcgagtagcggcttttgaccaatcattgagcaAACATTGGACTTCCAAATTTTTCGGCCTTAAGCTAGAACGTCTCTCGTCCAATGTATTTC comes from Henckelia pumila isolate YLH828 chromosome 4, ASM3356847v2, whole genome shotgun sequence and encodes:
- the LOC140866000 gene encoding psbP-like protein 1, chloroplastic isoform X2, translating into MVSLHASPSIHHTWLLNPSAQLGLYRHGLFRRNISFIVRSEQGSSSSTSPCREDKPGRRQLLALGVTITPWFLLSPQTLMTFAAEAKKGFIPVTDKKDGYTFLYPFGWQEVAVQGEDKVFKDVIEPLESVSVNVIPSGKENIREFGPPQQVAETLIKKVLTSPSQKTKLIEASEHEVDGKTYYTIEFIAQAPNYTRHALTAGSSTH
- the LOC140866000 gene encoding psbP-like protein 1, chloroplastic isoform X1, yielding MVSLHASPSIHHTWLLNPSAQLGLYRHGLFRRNISFIVRSEQGSSSSTSPCREDKPGRRQLLALGVTITPWFLLSPQTLMTFAAEAKKGFIPVTDKKDGYTFLYPFGWQEVAVQGEDKVFKDVIEPLESVSVNVIPSGKENIREFGPPQQVAETLIKKVLTSPSQKTKLIEASEHEVDGKTYYTIEFIAQAPNYTRHALTAVCIGNGKFYTLTTGSNERRWEKMKDRLKTVVESFQIFTV